A region of Staphylococcus sp. IVB6181 DNA encodes the following proteins:
- a CDS encoding DNA internalization-related competence protein ComEC/Rec2: MIYIALAFLDGILLIYNKPLAYMLAGLLLFIITKRKLPILLTIVILCQPIISYTIFSSHISNKSQKLMWFKTSKPFKGHLMLQHLQIKKEKYAESKVKIRDFLVKLTYFPKNPAEINKLKGMTAYVDCYIEGQFKVDPDFNDAISLIVKKINYASCKPVKSHSLESLIAQHKFYSLHRLKLYSPHWQNTFAMITGDVSFISPSELETDKELGIYHLLAVSSSHVVVIASIFYFVFNRLSIPLIFIKFIIITVLLLFAYYTDFAPSALRAILCMSLVMILPKKFYHSLIDILCTVFLFLCIVNPDIVLDIGFQFSFLITCFILLSSPALKNKSALFTMFIMTLIAQFGSFLISAYHFNQIQWIGFVSNFIFIPFYSFILFPLAIFTYFYYQWLPSNTLLNLLIVKLYAIHDQLLIPLFKYLVRFRWFIGEMNSFLIVMTLVWLIILLVLTTNTKIKAALILFVAGSVVLTYIASIPHTRFTALNVGQGDAFLFETRHRDRILIDTGGKAQNENQLFDFNSNDSNDSHSISKFHILPTLRRRGISTLDYVIVTHPHADHIGELHYVMTHVHVKNLIVNFKSFPVSSLMQLHGLCHQNKTQLIDVNTIKSIRLGENKITFYDTALTQSKDLNDHSIIALIQTKKYNILTTGDATAKNENLLLQKYKLPKIDILKVGHHGSQTSNSVTYINTVHPTYSIISSGKNNVYKLPNKTILKRLKDVRSMIYDTQINGEVTFNLDHNIEVITQNQ, from the coding sequence TTGATATATATTGCACTTGCATTTTTAGACGGCATCTTATTGATTTATAATAAGCCGCTTGCTTACATGCTTGCTGGCTTATTATTATTCATAATTACAAAAAGAAAGCTTCCAATATTATTAACTATAGTTATATTATGTCAACCCATAATAAGTTATACGATTTTTTCTAGCCATATTTCAAATAAATCCCAAAAATTAATGTGGTTTAAGACTTCAAAACCTTTTAAAGGTCATTTAATGCTTCAACATTTGCAAATAAAGAAGGAAAAATATGCAGAATCAAAGGTTAAAATTCGAGATTTTCTCGTAAAATTGACTTACTTTCCAAAAAATCCTGCGGAAATAAACAAATTAAAGGGGATGACTGCTTATGTAGACTGCTATATAGAAGGCCAATTTAAAGTTGATCCGGACTTTAATGATGCAATATCTTTAATCGTAAAGAAAATAAACTATGCATCATGTAAGCCGGTAAAATCCCATTCTTTGGAATCATTAATAGCACAACATAAGTTTTATTCTCTTCATCGTCTCAAACTCTATTCTCCGCATTGGCAAAATACATTTGCGATGATTACTGGTGATGTAAGTTTTATTAGTCCAAGTGAATTAGAAACTGATAAGGAACTTGGTATTTATCATTTGCTCGCTGTAAGCAGCTCTCATGTTGTGGTCATTGCCTCGATTTTCTATTTTGTGTTTAATAGACTCTCTATTCCTCTTATCTTTATCAAGTTTATTATTATTACAGTATTATTGTTATTTGCTTACTATACTGATTTTGCGCCAAGTGCGTTACGCGCCATTTTATGTATGAGCTTAGTAATGATACTTCCAAAAAAGTTTTACCATTCTCTAATTGATATCTTATGTACTGTATTTTTATTTCTATGCATCGTTAACCCTGATATTGTATTAGATATCGGCTTTCAATTTTCATTTTTAATTACATGTTTTATATTATTATCCTCACCAGCACTTAAAAATAAATCCGCTTTATTTACCATGTTTATCATGACCTTGATTGCACAATTCGGTTCTTTTTTGATTAGCGCTTATCATTTCAACCAAATTCAATGGATTGGATTTGTTTCCAACTTTATATTTATTCCTTTTTATTCGTTCATTTTATTTCCGCTTGCTATTTTTACTTATTTTTATTATCAGTGGCTCCCGTCGAATACGTTACTTAATTTGCTAATAGTTAAATTATATGCCATTCATGATCAATTACTTATTCCTTTGTTCAAGTACTTAGTGCGATTTCGCTGGTTCATAGGGGAGATGAATAGTTTTCTCATTGTAATGACACTCGTTTGGCTGATTATCTTGCTGGTGTTAACAACCAATACTAAGATTAAAGCAGCTCTGATTTTGTTTGTGGCAGGCAGTGTTGTTCTCACGTACATTGCATCTATCCCACACACTAGATTCACTGCACTGAATGTGGGACAAGGAGATGCATTTTTATTTGAAACACGCCATCGAGATCGTATTTTAATCGATACAGGAGGAAAAGCACAAAATGAAAATCAATTGTTTGATTTTAACTCCAATGATTCAAATGATTCTCATTCCATCAGCAAGTTTCATATTTTGCCTACATTAAGAAGAAGGGGAATCTCGACACTTGATTATGTCATAGTGACACATCCGCACGCAGATCATATTGGAGAGCTTCATTATGTAATGACTCACGTGCACGTTAAAAATTTGATTGTTAACTTTAAAAGTTTTCCTGTTTCTTCTTTAATGCAGCTTCATGGATTATGTCATCAAAACAAGACGCAATTAATAGACGTTAATACAATAAAATCTATACGTTTAGGTGAAAATAAAATTACATTTTATGATACTGCCTTAACACAAAGCAAAGACTTAAATGATCATTCAATCATTGCATTAATTCAAACCAAAAAATATAACATTTTAACGACAGGGGATGCTACTGCTAAAAACGAAAATCTGTTACTGCAAAAATACAAATTACCTAAAATTGATATTTTAAAGGTGGGCCATCATGGCAGCCAAACGAGTAACAGTGTTACGTACATCAATACAGTACATCCCACTTACAGTATAATTTCCAGCGGCAAAAACAATGTGTATAAACTACCGAATAAAACTATATTAAAACGTTTAAAAGACGTCCGTTCAATGATTTACGACACTCAAATAAATGGTGAAGTGACTTTTAATTTAGATCACAATATAGAAGTCATCACGCAA